One genomic segment of Rhizobium viscosum includes these proteins:
- a CDS encoding F0F1 ATP synthase subunit gamma yields the protein MPSLKDLKNRIASVKATQKITKAMKMVAAAKLRRAQEAAEAARPYSQRMGAVLANIAKAVTDADGAPVLMTGTGKDQVHLLVVCTAERGLCGGFNSQIARFARDHVRKLVAEGKTVKIFTVGKKGHDILRREFASMIVERKELREVKKIGFENADQIGKRIIEMFEAGEFDVCTLFYSEFKSVISQIPTAQQLIPAKAPEAVAEDAAHAGAVYEYEPDPASILDDLIPRNISVQIFRALLENVAGEMGAKMSAMDNATRNAGEMINKLTLSYNRQRQAQITKELIEIISGAEAL from the coding sequence ATGCCTTCACTTAAGGATCTGAAAAACCGGATCGCCTCCGTCAAGGCGACGCAGAAGATCACCAAGGCGATGAAGATGGTCGCCGCGGCGAAGCTTCGGCGTGCGCAGGAGGCGGCCGAGGCCGCCCGGCCTTACTCGCAGCGTATGGGTGCGGTCCTGGCGAATATCGCCAAGGCCGTTACCGATGCGGACGGCGCGCCGGTCCTGATGACCGGCACGGGCAAGGATCAAGTGCACCTGCTCGTCGTCTGCACGGCCGAACGCGGGCTGTGCGGCGGCTTCAATTCGCAGATCGCCCGCTTTGCTCGCGATCACGTTCGCAAGCTGGTCGCCGAAGGCAAGACGGTGAAGATCTTCACCGTCGGCAAGAAGGGCCACGATATCTTGCGTCGCGAATTTGCGTCGATGATCGTCGAGCGCAAGGAACTGCGCGAAGTCAAGAAGATCGGTTTCGAGAATGCTGACCAGATCGGCAAACGCATCATCGAGATGTTCGAAGCCGGTGAATTTGACGTCTGCACGCTGTTCTACTCGGAATTCAAGTCGGTGATCAGCCAGATCCCGACGGCGCAGCAGCTCATCCCGGCCAAGGCTCCTGAAGCCGTTGCCGAAGATGCAGCCCATGCCGGCGCCGTCTATGAGTACGAGCCGGATCCGGCTTCGATCCTCGACGATCTGATCCCGCGCAACATCTCTGTCCAGATCTTCCGCGCTCTCCTTGAGAACGTCGCGGGTGAAATGGGTGCCAAGATGAGCGCGATGGACAATGCGACGCGCAATGCTGGTGAGATGATCAATAAGCTGACGTTGAGCTACAACCGTCAGCGTCAGGCTCAGATCACCAAGGAACTGATTGAAATCATTTCGGGCGCGGAAGCGCTCTGA
- the atpD gene encoding F0F1 ATP synthase subunit beta, giving the protein MAEAATRSVGKVTQVIGAVVDVAFEGELPAILNALETDNNGVRLVLEVAQHLGENEVRTIAMDSSEGLVRGQQVTDTGAPISVPVGDETLGRIMNVIGEPVDEAGPLNTAHKRAIHQDAPAYVEQSTEAQILVTGIKVVDLLAPYAKGGKIGLFGGAGVGKTVLIMELINNVAKAHGGYSVFAGVGERTREGNDLYHEMIESGVNKHGGGEGSKAALVYGQMNEPPGARARVALTGLTVAEHFRDQGQDVLFFVDNIFRFTQAGSEVSALLGRIPSAVGYQPTLATDMGQMQERITTTTTGSITSVQAIYVPADDLTDPAPATSFAHLDATTVLSRSIAEKGIYPAVDPLDSTSRMLDPMVVGEEHYEVARKVQSTLQRYKSLQDIIAILGMDELSEEDKLSVARARKIERFLSQPFFVAEVFTGSPGKLVALEDTIKGFKGLVNGEYDHLPEAAFYMVGSMEEAIEKAKKLAAA; this is encoded by the coding sequence ATGGCTGAGGCAGCTACCCGCTCTGTCGGCAAAGTCACCCAGGTTATCGGCGCCGTCGTCGACGTTGCTTTCGAAGGCGAACTGCCGGCGATTTTGAACGCGCTCGAAACCGACAACAACGGCGTCCGTCTGGTTCTCGAAGTCGCTCAGCATCTGGGCGAAAACGAAGTCCGCACGATCGCCATGGACTCGTCCGAAGGTCTCGTTCGCGGTCAGCAGGTTACCGATACCGGTGCTCCGATCTCGGTTCCGGTTGGTGACGAAACGCTCGGCCGTATCATGAACGTCATCGGCGAGCCGGTCGACGAAGCTGGTCCGCTGAACACCGCTCACAAGCGCGCCATCCACCAGGACGCTCCGGCTTATGTCGAGCAGTCCACGGAAGCACAGATCCTCGTCACCGGCATCAAGGTCGTCGACCTTCTCGCTCCCTACGCAAAGGGCGGCAAGATCGGTCTGTTCGGCGGTGCAGGCGTCGGCAAGACCGTTCTCATCATGGAACTGATCAACAACGTCGCCAAGGCGCACGGTGGTTACTCGGTCTTCGCAGGCGTGGGTGAACGTACCCGCGAAGGCAACGACCTTTACCACGAAATGATCGAATCGGGCGTCAACAAGCATGGCGGCGGCGAAGGCTCCAAGGCTGCGCTCGTTTATGGCCAGATGAACGAACCGCCGGGCGCCCGCGCTCGCGTCGCTCTGACGGGCCTCACGGTTGCTGAACATTTCCGCGACCAGGGCCAGGACGTTCTGTTCTTCGTCGACAACATCTTCCGCTTCACGCAGGCTGGTTCGGAAGTGTCGGCTCTGCTCGGCCGTATTCCTTCGGCCGTCGGTTATCAGCCGACGCTTGCAACCGACATGGGCCAGATGCAGGAACGCATCACCACGACGACGACGGGCTCGATTACCTCGGTTCAGGCCATTTACGTTCCGGCTGACGACTTGACCGATCCGGCACCGGCAACCTCGTTCGCCCACTTGGATGCAACGACGGTTCTGTCGCGCTCGATCGCTGAAAAGGGCATCTACCCGGCCGTCGACCCGCTCGACTCCACCTCGCGCATGCTCGACCCGATGGTCGTCGGCGAAGAGCACTATGAAGTTGCTCGTAAGGTTCAGTCGACGCTGCAGCGCTACAAGTCCCTGCAGGACATCATCGCCATCCTGGGCATGGACGAACTGTCTGAAGAAGACAAGCTGTCGGTTGCCCGCGCCCGCAAGATCGAGCGCTTCCTGTCGCAGCCGTTCTTCGTTGCCGAAGTCTTCACCGGTTCGCCGGGCAAGCTGGTTGCGCTCGAAGACACGATCAAGGGCTTCAAGGGGCTCGTCAACGGCGAGTACGATCACCTGCCTGAGGCTGCCTTCTACATGGTTGGCTCGATGGAAGAAGCTATCGAGAAGGCCAAGAAGCTCGCAGCCGCTTGA
- a CDS encoding F0F1 ATP synthase subunit epsilon codes for MADNFNFELVSPERLLLSQMVTEVVIPATEGEMTVMANHAPTMTTIKPGIVSVRSGSGSKQDYIVFGGFADILPTGCTLLAESAVPVQELNKDELTRRIEAAKKELEDAEHHEHKSRLEHFIMELTHLRGVVQQD; via the coding sequence ATGGCTGACAATTTCAACTTTGAGCTCGTTTCGCCGGAGCGTCTGCTGCTGTCGCAAATGGTGACCGAGGTCGTCATTCCCGCGACCGAGGGCGAAATGACGGTCATGGCCAACCATGCTCCGACGATGACGACCATCAAGCCGGGCATCGTGAGTGTACGTTCCGGTTCCGGATCGAAGCAGGATTACATTGTGTTCGGCGGTTTCGCCGACATCTTGCCGACTGGCTGCACGCTGCTTGCCGAATCCGCTGTTCCGGTCCAAGAGCTCAACAAGGATGAACTCACTCGCCGCATCGAAGCTGCGAAGAAGGAGCTCGAAGATGCCGAGCACCACGAGCACAAATCCAGGCTGGAGCACTTCATCATGGAACTGACGCATCTGCGTGGTGTCGTCCAGCAGGACTGA
- a CDS encoding sugar transferase yields MNVFTSNKLQDTAFSAKTVKMKALDAANSNIRQPESFASLDGRNRLQLGLKRAFDIFGAASALVVLFPVLMTIALLIVIDDGGPVFFRQIRWGLRGSKITVYKFRSMRADLCDPTGVEQTVKGDRRVTRIGAFLRKTNIDELPQLLNVIKGDMSLVGPRCHAINMRAAGMLYEELVPEYHYRHLMRPGITGLAQTRGWRGPTERPTEARARIASDIYYIRNFSLRLDMKILFGTLMSELRGGTGF; encoded by the coding sequence ATGAACGTGTTTACTTCAAATAAGCTTCAAGACACGGCTTTCTCTGCAAAGACAGTGAAAATGAAGGCTCTCGACGCAGCGAATTCCAATATTCGCCAGCCGGAAAGCTTTGCCTCATTGGATGGCCGGAACAGGCTTCAGCTTGGCTTGAAGAGAGCTTTCGACATTTTCGGTGCAGCAAGCGCGCTGGTCGTCCTGTTTCCCGTCCTTATGACGATCGCGCTTCTCATCGTGATCGATGATGGCGGGCCGGTGTTTTTCCGGCAAATTCGCTGGGGCCTGCGGGGCAGCAAGATCACCGTCTACAAATTCCGCTCCATGCGAGCGGATCTCTGCGATCCCACCGGCGTCGAACAAACCGTCAAGGGTGATCGGCGCGTGACGCGGATCGGCGCCTTCCTGCGCAAGACCAACATCGATGAGTTGCCGCAGCTTCTCAACGTCATCAAGGGCGATATGTCGCTCGTCGGGCCCCGCTGCCACGCCATCAACATGCGTGCGGCCGGCATGCTCTACGAAGAACTGGTGCCCGAATATCATTACCGCCATCTGATGCGGCCAGGCATTACCGGCCTTGCCCAGACGCGCGGCTGGCGCGGCCCGACGGAGCGCCCGACAGAGGCACGCGCCCGCATCGCCAGCGATATCTATTACATCAGAAATTTCAGCCTCCGGCTGGATATGAAGATCCTGTTCGGCACACTGATGTCCGAACTTCGCGGTGGCACCGGTTTCTAA
- a CDS encoding acyltransferase family protein, which produces MQQQDRVAGADFLRATACLLVLIHHLILRIDLNKTEALQPTLTALRFGNFGVAIFFILSGFLLALPFWRSLDAGCAVPDLRTYVLRRAARIVPGYWVALTAGFILSVTLLGHALTPELVMRYVSGLFFMSQWHWRTFFPVEGNGPLWSISFEVTSYVLLPLGFLWLFAILEKRRSPLVTRLAWLGIIAVTLLAHETFRALLPANEIDRGWQYGMQGGAKEWMPNYNPVGFFAIFALGALAGGIQIMLPPKRQIWFDILAVASLIAAGFQLPLSTGGPWEAYGWLGLPYAFPLFPIMIAVALVALSRSVLLAALLDNVFMRFTATVSFGIYIWQDIVLTSMQTISPAIFGIGKDDPLRDWFVGCAFATAITFLLASLSYFAIERKVIRHAARIARKNTPNTQYS; this is translated from the coding sequence ATGCAACAGCAGGACCGGGTGGCCGGAGCGGATTTCTTGCGTGCAACCGCCTGCCTGCTGGTTCTCATCCACCATCTTATTCTGCGCATCGACCTCAACAAGACCGAGGCATTGCAGCCGACGCTGACTGCCCTGCGCTTCGGCAATTTCGGCGTCGCAATATTTTTCATCCTCAGCGGTTTCCTGCTGGCCCTGCCGTTCTGGCGTTCCCTTGATGCCGGTTGCGCCGTGCCTGACCTGCGCACCTATGTGCTGCGTCGAGCGGCCCGCATCGTGCCCGGTTATTGGGTGGCTTTGACGGCGGGCTTCATCCTCAGCGTCACGCTGCTTGGGCATGCGCTGACGCCGGAGCTCGTTATGCGCTATGTCAGCGGGCTCTTCTTCATGAGCCAATGGCACTGGCGCACCTTCTTTCCTGTCGAAGGCAACGGCCCGCTCTGGTCCATATCTTTCGAAGTAACGAGCTATGTGCTGCTGCCGCTTGGTTTCCTCTGGCTTTTCGCTATCCTGGAAAAACGCCGTTCTCCGCTCGTGACGCGCCTTGCCTGGCTCGGCATCATTGCCGTGACGCTGCTTGCCCACGAAACCTTCCGTGCGCTTCTTCCCGCCAATGAGATTGATCGTGGCTGGCAATACGGCATGCAGGGCGGCGCGAAGGAGTGGATGCCGAACTATAATCCCGTCGGTTTCTTCGCCATTTTTGCGCTGGGCGCGCTCGCAGGCGGCATTCAGATCATGCTGCCGCCAAAGCGGCAGATCTGGTTCGACATCCTCGCGGTCGCTTCCCTGATCGCCGCCGGCTTCCAGCTGCCGCTTTCGACGGGTGGACCTTGGGAGGCCTATGGATGGCTCGGGCTCCCTTACGCCTTTCCGCTGTTTCCGATTATGATCGCTGTCGCGCTTGTAGCCCTCTCGCGCTCTGTGCTGCTGGCGGCACTGCTCGACAATGTCTTCATGCGCTTCACGGCAACCGTCTCATTCGGCATTTATATCTGGCAGGACATCGTTCTGACCTCGATGCAGACGATCTCTCCCGCCATATTCGGGATCGGCAAAGACGATCCGCTACGGGACTGGTTTGTCGGCTGCGCCTTTGCGACAGCAATTACTTTTCTTCTGGCGAGCCTCAGCTATTTCGCTATCGAACGGAAGGTAATACGACACGCCGCACGCATAGCGCGCAAGAATACCCCTAATACTCAATATAGTTAA
- a CDS encoding ABC transporter substrate-binding protein → MMLLTRRQTLFAAMAASLAGRTAFAQSAAKVRIALDWTPNTNHIGIYVAKAKGFYEAAGLDVEILPYADTSAGTLVANGVADFGICGEIEAFTQRAAGADVKLVYAVVQTETGRLIFKGGRNDIKSPKDLDGKTYGGFGGAWEEALVSAMIRNDGGKGTFQNVTLGTSAYEALDNGAVDFTLEIYTWEGIAAQLENRQVGRWRYSDYGIPDEQTTAIASSDAYLSANPQNAPAFIQATLKGYAYSVDNPDEACDLLIAGSNGALLNTELVKASQKALVEGHFLKGDNGTIGIIDPAKAEAIGTFLFDHGILLDANGVALKEKPDFSSYYTNDLLG, encoded by the coding sequence ATGATGCTTCTCACCCGCCGACAGACCCTTTTTGCCGCCATGGCCGCAAGCCTCGCCGGCCGCACTGCCTTCGCCCAATCCGCCGCAAAGGTGCGTATCGCGCTCGACTGGACACCGAACACCAATCATATCGGCATCTATGTCGCCAAGGCCAAGGGCTTCTATGAGGCCGCCGGCCTCGACGTCGAGATCCTGCCCTACGCCGATACCAGCGCCGGCACGCTGGTCGCGAACGGCGTTGCCGATTTCGGCATTTGCGGAGAGATCGAGGCCTTTACCCAGCGCGCCGCCGGCGCTGATGTGAAACTCGTCTATGCCGTCGTGCAGACGGAAACCGGCAGGCTGATCTTCAAGGGCGGCCGCAACGATATCAAAAGTCCCAAGGATCTGGACGGAAAAACCTATGGCGGCTTCGGCGGCGCATGGGAGGAGGCGCTCGTCTCCGCGATGATTCGCAACGACGGCGGCAAGGGCACCTTCCAGAATGTCACGCTCGGCACCTCGGCCTATGAGGCGCTCGACAACGGCGCCGTGGACTTCACGCTGGAAATCTACACCTGGGAGGGTATCGCGGCGCAGCTGGAGAACCGGCAGGTCGGCCGCTGGCGCTACAGCGACTACGGCATTCCCGACGAACAGACGACCGCGATCGCTTCCAGCGACGCCTATCTCTCGGCCAATCCGCAAAATGCCCCCGCCTTCATCCAGGCAACGCTCAAGGGCTACGCCTATTCGGTCGACAATCCGGACGAGGCCTGTGACCTCCTGATTGCCGGCAGCAACGGCGCGCTTTTGAATACCGAACTGGTCAAGGCATCGCAAAAGGCGCTGGTCGAAGGTCATTTCCTCAAGGGTGACAATGGCACGATCGGCATCATCGATCCGGCCAAGGCAGAAGCGATCGGCACTTTCCTGTTCGATCATGGCATCCTGCTTGATGCCAATGGTGTGGCGCTGAAGGAAAAGCCCGACTTTTCCAGCTATTACACCAACGATCTGCTTGGCTGA
- a CDS encoding ABC transporter ATP-binding protein gives MSGMLELKNVSKSFDGMEVLKDISLHIAGGEFVSIVGPSGSGKSTILRLLTQALQADRGEMLFDGAPLSQAAHAFAFMPQRDALMPWRSVIDNAILGLEVHGMRRSQARAIAAPLFERFGLAGFENHYPVALSGGMRQRAALLRTVIQRQDMLLLDEPFGALDALTRTQMQEWLQGMWTDHRWTALLITHDVREAVFLSDRIYVLSARPAAVIREFEVPLKRPRTLADLGSPAAQAIETEILQTLLHPQRT, from the coding sequence ATGAGCGGGATGCTTGAGCTGAAGAACGTCTCGAAGTCCTTCGACGGCATGGAAGTGCTGAAGGACATTTCTCTTCATATCGCAGGAGGTGAATTTGTCTCGATCGTCGGCCCCTCCGGCTCCGGCAAATCGACGATCCTCCGCTTACTGACACAAGCGCTGCAGGCTGACAGAGGCGAGATGCTCTTTGACGGCGCGCCGCTCTCGCAAGCAGCGCACGCCTTCGCCTTCATGCCCCAGCGCGATGCGCTGATGCCGTGGCGAAGCGTCATCGACAATGCGATCCTTGGTCTCGAAGTGCACGGCATGCGCCGCAGCCAGGCGCGCGCCATTGCAGCCCCTCTCTTTGAACGCTTCGGCCTTGCCGGTTTCGAAAATCACTATCCCGTGGCCCTCTCAGGCGGCATGCGCCAGCGGGCGGCCCTGCTGCGCACGGTGATCCAGCGGCAGGACATGCTGCTGCTCGACGAGCCCTTCGGGGCACTCGACGCGCTGACCCGCACCCAGATGCAGGAATGGCTGCAGGGCATGTGGACCGATCATCGCTGGACGGCCCTGCTGATCACCCATGATGTGCGGGAAGCCGTTTTCCTGTCTGACCGTATCTATGTGCTTTCCGCCCGCCCGGCGGCCGTGATCAGGGAATTCGAAGTGCCGCTGAAAAGGCCGCGCACGCTTGCCGATCTCGGCTCCCCGGCCGCCCAGGCGATCGAAACCGAAATTCTTCAAACATTGCTGCATCCGCAAAGAACCTGA
- a CDS encoding ABC transporter permease, which produces MTLSKPDSTFAPLRRVLPAILAVFAFLAVWELYVDLSGIKPSILPSPLRILTQGWLNRQALLDNTWPTLGATLGGFALSLVFAFASSVLMDFVPFMRRALLPLFIVSQTLPLVAIAPLVVLWFGFGLLPKLLLVALVTFFPLLVALLQGYEATDRDVTELLSSMKASRWRIFCLARLPSAMPFFFAGLRISITYAVVGAIFAEYAGAARGLGIYILNAKNNFRPDLVLAAVVVSALLTLCLFGLTLAVQRFVMPWQSPAEKRP; this is translated from the coding sequence ATGACCCTATCGAAACCGGATTCGACATTTGCGCCACTGAGGCGGGTCTTGCCCGCCATTCTTGCCGTGTTTGCCTTCCTGGCTGTCTGGGAGCTCTATGTCGATCTCTCCGGCATCAAGCCCTCGATCCTGCCCTCACCTTTGCGGATCCTCACACAGGGCTGGCTGAACAGGCAGGCGCTGCTCGACAATACCTGGCCGACACTCGGCGCGACGCTCGGCGGTTTCGCTTTGTCGCTGGTCTTCGCCTTCGCCTCGTCGGTGCTGATGGATTTTGTGCCCTTCATGCGCCGCGCGCTGCTGCCGCTCTTCATCGTCAGCCAGACATTGCCGCTGGTCGCGATCGCCCCTCTCGTCGTGCTCTGGTTCGGTTTCGGACTGCTGCCGAAACTTCTGCTCGTTGCTCTCGTCACCTTCTTTCCGCTGCTGGTCGCCCTGCTCCAGGGCTATGAAGCGACGGACCGGGATGTCACCGAGCTTCTGAGTTCCATGAAGGCAAGCCGCTGGCGCATCTTCTGCCTGGCGAGGCTTCCCTCCGCCATGCCCTTCTTTTTTGCCGGCCTGCGCATTTCGATCACCTATGCCGTGGTCGGCGCCATCTTCGCCGAATATGCAGGCGCCGCACGCGGCCTCGGGATCTATATCCTCAACGCCAAGAACAATTTCCGGCCCGACCTCGTGCTTGCCGCCGTCGTCGTTAGCGCCCTCCTGACGCTCTGCCTCTTCGGTCTCACGCTGGCGGTGCAGCGTTTCGTCATGCCCTGGCAATCTCCTGCGGAGAAACGCCCATGA
- a CDS encoding YkoF family thiamine/hydroxymethylpyrimidine-binding protein: MFSGAQVSLYPMSGNFVGIILEAIKALDPYRDRLRIETDDISTLMVGPPDVLFAAMRDLFVSAAASGEHCVLSAAISRGCPGEPDDAICGVGLSSSRSEPLAERVEAAIAAVRDTTETGQPTAAQFSLYVMGTGTHMDEIYGCIDFLKRSGTFDRSKNFCTKLRGDAGAIFATIHEAFHRFGDPEGHVTLDITVSANSPSKA, encoded by the coding sequence GTGTTTTCCGGCGCACAAGTGTCTCTATATCCGATGTCCGGCAATTTCGTCGGCATCATCCTTGAAGCGATCAAGGCTCTCGATCCCTATCGCGATCGTCTTCGCATCGAAACCGACGATATTTCCACGCTGATGGTCGGCCCGCCCGACGTGCTGTTTGCCGCCATGCGCGACCTCTTCGTCTCGGCTGCCGCAAGCGGCGAGCATTGCGTATTGTCCGCCGCGATCTCGCGGGGCTGCCCCGGCGAACCGGATGATGCGATCTGCGGCGTCGGCCTGTCTTCCAGCCGATCAGAGCCGCTCGCCGAACGGGTGGAAGCCGCGATCGCGGCAGTCAGGGATACGACCGAAACCGGTCAACCAACCGCCGCCCAATTCTCTCTCTATGTTATGGGAACAGGCACCCATATGGACGAGATCTACGGCTGCATCGATTTCCTGAAGCGCTCGGGCACATTCGACCGCTCCAAGAATTTCTGTACCAAGCTGCGTGGCGATGCCGGCGCGATCTTCGCGACAATCCATGAAGCCTTCCATCGCTTTGGCGATCCCGAAGGTCATGTGACACTGGATATCACGGTCTCCGCGAACAGCCCGAGCAAAGCCTGA
- a CDS encoding NADPH-dependent FMN reductase codes for MQKPMRLAVIYGSTREGRICDRVVKWLERELARFPQFEIDIIDPLAFSLPREHVPHHPEARRLADRLHQADGFIFVTPEYNHSFTASLKFLIDLFAEPWHGKPIAFVCYGGISGGLRAVEQLRLVFAELHAVTICDAVSFNSPWRRFDNDGRLQDPEDALRRLSRMMAQLQWWTEALIAARSDTPYAGIAA; via the coding sequence ATGCAGAAACCCATGAGGCTTGCCGTCATCTACGGCAGCACGCGCGAGGGGCGCATCTGCGACAGGGTTGTGAAATGGCTCGAAAGAGAACTCGCCCGCTTTCCGCAATTCGAGATCGATATCATCGACCCGCTGGCATTTTCACTGCCGCGAGAGCATGTACCGCATCATCCGGAGGCAAGACGGCTTGCAGACAGGCTCCATCAGGCCGACGGCTTCATCTTCGTCACGCCGGAATATAACCACAGCTTCACTGCTTCCCTGAAATTCCTCATCGATCTCTTTGCCGAGCCCTGGCACGGCAAGCCGATCGCCTTCGTCTGCTATGGCGGCATCTCCGGCGGGTTGCGGGCGGTCGAACAGCTCCGCCTCGTCTTCGCGGAGCTTCACGCCGTCACGATCTGCGATGCCGTAAGCTTCAATTCCCCCTGGCGCCGTTTCGACAATGACGGTCGGCTGCAGGATCCGGAGGACGCGTTGCGCCGGCTTTCCCGAATGATGGCCCAGTTGCAATGGTGGACTGAGGCGCTGATCGCTGCCCGCAGCGACACTCCTTATGCCGGCATCGCCGCCTGA
- the soxR gene encoding redox-sensitive transcriptional activator SoxR: protein MQQNPAFSLSRLLTVGEVAERSGLAVSALHFYEAKGLISSIRTRGNQRRYGRDVLRRLGIIKVAQRVGIPLAEIQTAFETLPQSRTPTVEDWQKLSALWKDDLDARIKQLSLLRDHLTSCIGCGCLSIDACPLRNPFDVLGRQGAGARLLDPGA, encoded by the coding sequence ATGCAGCAAAATCCGGCATTCTCCCTGAGCAGGCTCCTGACGGTGGGCGAGGTGGCGGAGCGCAGCGGACTTGCGGTTTCCGCCCTGCATTTCTACGAGGCGAAGGGACTGATCTCCAGCATCCGCACCCGCGGCAACCAGCGCCGCTACGGCCGCGATGTGCTACGGCGCCTCGGTATCATCAAGGTGGCGCAACGCGTCGGCATTCCGCTTGCCGAAATCCAGACTGCCTTCGAAACCCTGCCGCAGAGCCGGACGCCGACAGTCGAGGACTGGCAGAAACTGTCGGCACTCTGGAAGGATGATCTCGATGCACGCATCAAGCAGCTCAGCCTGCTGCGGGACCATCTGACGAGCTGCATCGGCTGTGGTTGCCTCTCGATCGACGCCTGTCCGCTGCGTAATCCCTTCGATGTGCTCGGCAGGCAAGGCGCCGGTGCGCGGCTTCTCGACCCGGGTGCCTAG
- a CDS encoding SDR family NAD(P)-dependent oxidoreductase, whose translation MFHPKLFENRNVVVTGAGRGIGLEVARQFLDCGARVLVHTGRDGERELPDFLLTAESERRALLLPADFLRPGGAAKFAQEALEFFDKVHVLVNNAGTMHGRFPAGELTDADYETVVRLNQTSVVELTRALLPALRAAQGAAIVNTVSISALTGGSPGSAIYSASKAFVATYSKALARELAPDGIRVNCVSPGTIETDFHARYSSREKLEQTRKSIPLQRLGTAEDCAPAYLFLAAPSLSGYITGQVLEINGGQLIC comes from the coding sequence GTGTTTCATCCCAAATTGTTCGAAAACCGCAATGTCGTCGTGACAGGTGCCGGCCGCGGTATCGGCCTCGAAGTTGCCCGACAGTTTCTGGATTGCGGGGCGCGCGTCCTTGTCCATACCGGGCGCGATGGGGAACGCGAACTGCCGGATTTTCTCCTGACCGCCGAATCAGAGCGCCGGGCCCTGCTGTTGCCGGCGGATTTCCTGCGGCCGGGCGGCGCTGCGAAGTTTGCGCAAGAGGCGCTCGAATTCTTCGACAAGGTGCATGTGCTGGTCAACAATGCCGGCACGATGCATGGGCGTTTTCCCGCCGGTGAACTGACCGATGCCGATTATGAAACTGTCGTGCGCCTCAACCAGACGTCGGTAGTGGAGTTGACGCGGGCGCTGCTTCCAGCGCTCCGGGCCGCACAGGGCGCAGCCATCGTCAATACGGTCTCGATTTCGGCGCTGACGGGCGGAAGCCCCGGTTCTGCAATCTATTCCGCATCGAAGGCATTTGTTGCCACCTATTCGAAAGCGCTGGCCCGAGAGCTTGCGCCTGATGGTATCAGGGTCAATTGCGTCTCGCCCGGTACGATCGAAACCGATTTCCATGCACGCTATTCATCGCGTGAAAAGCTGGAGCAGACCCGCAAGTCGATACCACTGCAGCGGCTCGGAACGGCAGAGGATTGTGCTCCCGCCTATCTCTTCCTGGCGGCTCCATCGCTCTCCGGTTACATCACAGGTCAAGTCCTGGAGATTAATGGCGGCCAGCTTATTTGCTGA
- a CDS encoding ArsR/SmtB family transcription factor, translating into MPLPKPKPGMTGQDLQKLADKAHEASDLLKALAHQTRLLILCILSEGEKTVGEIENILGIQQAMVSQQLARLRLEGLVNTRREGRLVYYSMGNDSVMAFLESLFSLFPVAEKS; encoded by the coding sequence ATGCCATTGCCTAAACCGAAGCCGGGCATGACCGGCCAGGACTTGCAGAAGCTTGCTGACAAAGCCCACGAGGCGAGCGATCTCCTGAAGGCGCTAGCCCATCAGACCCGGTTGCTCATTCTCTGTATCCTGTCGGAAGGGGAAAAGACAGTCGGCGAAATCGAGAATATCCTTGGTATACAGCAGGCTATGGTGTCCCAGCAGCTTGCGCGGCTGAGGCTCGAAGGCCTCGTCAATACGCGGCGCGAAGGGCGGCTCGTCTATTACAGCATGGGCAATGACAGCGTCATGGCTTTCCTCGAATCACTTTTCAGTCTCTTTCCGGTTGCCGAGAAAAGCTGA